The DNA segment AAAAGGCGACGCCGGCCCAGATCAGCATGTCGGTAAAGGAAACGCTGTTGGCGATCGCTCCGGCCAAGGCCAGCGCAAACCCGAGCACGGCGCCGGTGAAGGCCAGCGCCGGCGCGGTTTTGCCGGCGCGGATCAATTTGAACTCGGCATACGGCGTGATCTGCAAATAGCAAAAACCGAACAGCGCGCTGAGCGCGACGGCCGCCAGAAAATGCAAAACAAAGCCGTTGGCTGCGGCCGCTAACTCGGCTAAATCGATGGTGGGCATAATCAGTCCTCGACGAAAAAATGCGGTACGAACCGGCTATTGTTGCCGGTGATTTCGGTTTTGTCCTCGCGAATGCCGATACCGGCCGGCTGGCCGGCGACGACCCAGGAACCGATCACCGGATAGTTGCCGGCGAACTCGGGCAGCGGCGTATAACGCTGGTAGATATAGCCGTCGTCGCCGTACAGGCCGGCGGATTCGACGACGCTGCTGCCGCGGCGAATTTCGATGTTGGCGCCTTCGCGCGAATACAGCGGCTTGCGTACAAAGTCGCCGAGCATGGGCTTATCGGCGAAGCTGGCCG comes from the Methylomonas sp. EFPC3 genome and includes:
- a CDS encoding DUF350 domain-containing protein; translation: MPTIDLAELAAAANGFVLHFLAAVALSALFGFCYLQITPYAEFKLIRAGKTAPALAFTGAVLGFALALAGAIANSVSFTDMLIWAGVAFFVQTLVFVGVRLAFADLCERIAGDEIGPAVVLAGFSLAAGVLNAACMSY